A genome region from Solanum pennellii chromosome 12, SPENNV200 includes the following:
- the LOC114075334 gene encoding uncharacterized protein LOC114075334, with amino-acid sequence MFVIKVNGKELHFGLKEFVAITGLKCGPVSDFVSDPYVPNRLIAENFGDFNKVSKSDFYYKFKLQNFWEEDDRLKIGILYFISSFLTASDPSKTTIPKLYFDLVESGQNIVFSEEELNLMDETILNQSSSHHDSENHISSENRAVDSEHKVEELKADIAEVKAELKELKITVHKHMADIKSYVDNSTKLIIDEIRLSRGEQIPEEQPEDNANHYAAQSDPTDMPTVSIGQQVQSSNTAAQKSTDDCFNVDVPTTSKSKPPTLDDYPNFTMIQIIALDPILNATTTPNVRTRHKNVGKYDSSPYIRMSEGESSSNRVSTFFQIKHPFQNHNGFDVPVEVIEEFNKWIFKDVSSRCGR; translated from the exons ATGTTTGTCATTAAAGTAAATGGTAAAGAGTTACATTTTGGGTTAAAAGAGTTTGTTGCTATAACCGGTTTGAAATGTGGACCTGTTTCTGATTTTGTATCTGACCCATATGTTCCAAACAGACTCATTGCTGAAAATTTCGGAGATTTTAATAAAGTATCCAAGTCAGATTTTTATTACAAGTTTAAATTGCAAAATTTTTGGGAAGAAGATGACCGTCTAAAAATTGGGATCTTGtactttatttcttcatttctgACTGCATCAGACCcttcaaaaacaacaattccaaaattgtattttgatttGGTCGAGTCTGGACA AAATATTGTTTTCTCTGAAGAAGAGTTAAATCTCATGGACGAAACCATTTTAAATCAGTCCAGCAGCCACCATGATTCAGAAAATCACATATCATCGGAAAATCGTGCTGTTGATAGTGAACATAAAGTTGAAGAATTGAAAGCTGATATTGCAGAG gttaaggcagagttgaaagaactcAAAATCACT GTTCACAAGCACATGGCTGATATCAAGAGTTATGTTGATAACTCCACCAAACTGATAATTGATGAGATTCGATTGTCAAGAGGAGAACAAATACCAGAAGAACAACcagag GACAATGCCAACCATTATGCTGCACAATCTGATCCAACAGATATGCCTACAGTTTCAATTGGACAACAAGTCCAAAGTTCAAACACAGCTG CTCAAAAGTCAACTGATGATTGTTTCAATGTTGACGTACCTACAACGTCAAAATCAAAACCACCAACATTGGACGATTATCCTAATTTTACCATGATACAAATAATTGCACTTGATCCGATTCTTAATGCCACCACGACTCCAAATGTGCGAACAAGACACAAGAATGTGGGAAAATACGATTCTTCTCCTTATATCAGAATGTCGGAAGGAGAAAGCAGTTCAAATAGAGTATCTACAttctttcaaatcaaacatCCATTCCAAAATCACAATGGTTTTGATGTTCCAGTTGAAGTGATTGAGGAGTTCAATAAATGGATTTTCAAAGATGTGTCAAGCAGGTGTGGCAGGTAA
- the LOC107006460 gene encoding uncharacterized protein LOC107006460 — MCPPIKIHNDVGVKVFLDQIRVNLDFFTKYPLCITLKDCEQYNECHRVIVNDRINSDVRLSQTNIDLYSNNSIRLIGMDLDGVVNDNSEVDNYIICDHSNLFVVDNQIYNNKETLKEVMRHVGLVEKFSFRVARCNASNYHLNCISKTCSWMMRASSLNKSSLFKVRKYITQHTCSVRERVYARRQGITDVVAVLIMEKYIDPSKVYTPKDVADDMLKLHGVSLTYIQAWRAKEKAVKLVRGDPAESYARLPGYFYILEQTYPGSVLKIKRNGVVDGAALKCLYGGTMLTASTLDPGGHILLDRNESIWKGTTNVYPESEHYACIWHLSVNVLKNFNRNTEDLKILFFSLAKAYTKQQFETIMGRIDQIDTRIRPYLFDIGYSKWSRAYSNSEGAKKYIVNLNTRMYSCGRFQHYEMPCGHAIAVLRYRKLHEADFCSAFYSLKNFKDAYAIPVEPIPCESTWDIPSIFQILK; from the exons ATGTGTCCAcctataaaaattcataatgatgtTGGGGTAAAGGTTTTTCTAGATCAGATAAGGGtgaatttggatttttttacaaaatatccaTTAtgcatcactttgaaagattgTGAGCAGTATAACGAATGTCATAGAGTTATAGTTAATGATAGAATAAATTCTGATGTTAGATTATCACAGACTAACATAGATCTGTACTCCAACAATTCTATCCGTTTGATCGGAATGGATTTAGACGGAGTTGTCAATGATAATAGTGAAgtagataattatataatatgtgaTCATTCTAACCTATTTGTAGTTGATAATcagatttataataataaagaaaccCTTAAGGAGGTTATGAGGCATGTTGGACTTGTTGAGAAGTTCAGCTTTCGGGTTGCGCGTTGTAATGCATCTAA TTATCACCTGAATTGTATTTCTAAGACATGTTCTTGGATGATGAGGGCATCTAGTTTGAATAAATCGAGTTTATTCAAAGTTAGAAAGTATATTACTCAGCACACATGTTCTGTTAGAGAAAGAGTTTATGCCAGACGTCAAGGGATAACTGACGTTGTAGCTGTCTTGATAATGGAGAAGTATATTGATCCATCTAAGGTATATACTCCAAAAGATGTAGCTGATGATATGTTGAAATTGCATGGCGTTTCGTTGACATACATACAGGCATGGAGAGCTAAAGAAAAAGCAGTAAAGTTGGTGCGAGGAGATCCAGCAGAATCTTATGCAAGATTACCTG gttatttttacattttggaGCAAACATATCCAGGAtctgttttgaaaataaaaaggaatggAG TTGTTGATGGTGCGGCATTAAAATGTTTATATGGTGGTACAATGTTAACTGCAAGCACATTGGATCCGGGAG GTCATATACTTTTAGACAGAAATGAAAGCATATGGAAAGGGACAACAAATGTATATCCTGAATCAGAACATTATGCATGCATATGGCATTTATCAGTCAATGTGTTGAAGAATTTCAATAGAAATACTGAAGATTTGAAgattttgttcttttcattGGCAAAAGCTTATACAAAACAACAGTTTGAGACAATTATGGGAAGAATAGATCAGATAGATACGCGAATACGACCATACTTGTTTGATATTGGTTATAGCAAATGGTCAAGAGCTTACTCGAATT CTGAAGGAGCAAAGAAATACATAGTAAATTTGAACACAAGGATGTATAGTTGCGGAAGATTTCAACATTATGAGATGCCGTGTGGTCATGCAATTGCTGTTCTCCGGTACAGGAAGTTACATGAAGCAGATTTCTGTTCTGCTTTTTATAGCCTCAAGAATTTCAAAGATGCTTATGCCATTCCTGTCGAGCCTATCCCGTGCGAGAGTACATGGGATATACCAAGTATATTTCAGATCCTAAAATGA